The Phoenix dactylifera cultivar Barhee BC4 unplaced genomic scaffold, palm_55x_up_171113_PBpolish2nd_filt_p 000204F, whole genome shotgun sequence DNA segment agactatatatatacatatatgcacaTTTCTATCCTAACATTACAAAAAGGCGAAAACAGAAGCTAAAAGAATCAACAAGCTATCTGGTCTCTGCAGGTGGAAATCTCCTCAAATATTGGTAACCTCTTGGATCGGAATGGGGCCCACTCGTTCATCACAAGGTCCAGTCTCTCCATGATCTCATCTCTTGTGCTCAAGCCCACATCCAATGGAGAAACAGCCGGCTGCAGTTCGATCTCACGCAGCAACTCTTCCGCCCGGCCAATCGTCTTGCTGTCATCAGAGCCTGGGTATCTACGGTGCAGGACTTCCTCGAGCACTGCCCGGGCCTCGTCGAACCGTCCCTTTTTAATGAGGCAGAGGCTGAGATTGCACGCCTTGTTCGCATCAGGCTCGACCATTTGAGCTTTGCGATATACTGCCTCAGCCGCGTCATAGTTCTTGTGCTGCATGTAGGCCCAACCCAGATTGCCCTGTCGAACAGTTTGGAAGAAATCAGAGACTTAGAAAGCTTTCATCACCTTGATTAAGGTTTAATGAATATGATCGCATGACGCATGGCAAAAGGTGCATGGATTTCTTCCAGAGATTCTTAAGCTGAAATGTTATGACTATGGAGTGCTGTGTGTGCATGTCTATATCTATTTCTATCACAGTTATAGGTTACCGGCAACAATAACTGGgagcaacaacaacaacaataacaacaaaTAAAGATTACCAGGATGCGCGAAGTTTCTTTCTGAATTGAGATCTGGAACTTTTTGCCATGGGAGCGTGCTGTCTTGGTGCTCTTCCCATTGAAGGTTTCGCCAAGGCATATCATCCGCAGCTTTTGCTTTAGAAGCTCTATCTGCTCCTCTATCCTTCCACATTTCTGACCATCAAAACATTTCATTATCATGGATCGTTATCAACAAACTCGATCATctgattctttctttttttttcctccgacTTGGATACGACCattaatatacatatatacatatacatatatattatatacttgGTAGTTGGTAGGAAATAGCTAGGCTGATACCTTGTAAAGGTCAATGAGGAGATTGTCCAAGGATTCCTGCGCCTGCTTAGGGCAGAGGTGCCTGAAGGATTTGATGGCTTCGACCGCTTCCTCTGCACGGTCCTGCTGCTTCATTACCACTGCCATGTCCTTCAGTGCACTATCCACCCGGTCCCCAGCATTTATTGCCTTCCAAAACCATACGATCGCCGTCTCTGGATCCTTCTCCACAAGCTGATACATTAGATCGTATATTCTCCCATTAGTTAGGATTTCCGGGTTTCAAAAATCATGCTTAATAGTGTGTTGATGGATCATGAAACATTACTTCAGAAGGCTATCTGGATTCAAGGGGTCACATGATGATGCCTACTGAAATATAAGAAGAAAGGTAGGATGGCATCATGTTGTGGAGAGAGGATCAGAAATATAATACAAAACCGTATATATAGTTTCATTACTAATTAGCaattgctttattttttttatgcaatattcCTTGAGTTAGTTATAGATAATGTTGTGTGTTCATGTAATCTGGTCCGAATACCACTGATTAATTCAGGCCAGACATCCTGCAAATGCTGAAGTTGGATCTCATTTAGTTTGGTTCCCAACAGCGATGCAATGTGAAATAAGATGCTGAATCTGAGCACATTCACAAGCTTTTCATTTACAaactttgaaaaattacaaATAAGATTCCATAAGATCCGCAGCATCTCGAAAGATTATCCAGAGAACCGAAAGCTTTTCATTTTGTTGTTgctgcagcagcagcaacaaagCATCAATTCTTCAGCAATTCATGAAGATTTCATAAAATTCAAGATTTATCGGAAAACAGGAGCGATTAGCAAAATTATTTGACCAATAAAATGGCCCATGTATtaagaaaagatttttttttgattcatcTAAGAGATAACGACAAGCCAACAACGAATGTGGTGCAACAAATTAATCTGTGTGTATGAGAAACAAGCACTATCGAACTTCTATTTATTCTGATCCAATCACTAGGGTACAACAGTCACAAGGCTAATGGCTTCTAGATAAGTAGATCTGCCCTATAATGAAAAGATATGAAAAATATGGACCACATCTTGAAAGTACTCATCACCCTATCCCTTTGATTCTAACCAAACTACCAGTCATATCCACGTTCCTCCAAATGCAAACTCCCAAGAACGTCTCGCGCATAAAAAGatcgaacaaaaaaaaaggcaaatctAAATCATGAAATCAAAACTTGGTCTGAAAGAAGCTTTGTAGCTCATCCCAGTAataccaaaaggaaaa contains these protein-coding regions:
- the LOC103712062 gene encoding protein SULFUR DEFICIENCY-INDUCED 1-like, encoding MEGGKRRVGGEKKDLFHVIHKVPAGDSPYGRAKHIQLVEKDPETAIVWFWKAINAGDRVDSALKDMAVVMKQQDRAEEAVEAIKSFRHLCPKQAQESLDNLLIDLYKKCGRIEEQIELLKQKLRMICLGETFNGKSTKTARSHGKKFQISIQKETSRILGNLGWAYMQHKNYDAAEAVYRKAQMVEPDANKACNLSLCLIKKGRFDEARAVLEEVLHRRYPGSDDSKTIGRAEELLREIELQPAVSPLDVGLSTRDEIMERLDLVMNEWAPFRSKRLPIFEEISTCRDQIAC